In Pseudoroseomonas cervicalis, the DNA window GCGCGGGCCCGGGCGGTGGCTTGACCGGGCGGCGCGCCCCTCTAGCCTCCTGCCCGCAACGGAGCGGGATGCGCGCGATGACACTGGCCATGGGGTGGGAGGAATGGGCGGCGCAGGACGCCACGGCGCTGGCGGAGCGCGTGCGGCGCGGCGAGATCAGCCCGGCCGAGCTGGCGGCCCAGGCCGCCGCCGGCATCGCCCGCACCGATCCGGCGCTGTCGGCCGTGGTCGAGCTGTTCGAGGATGTGGTGGCCGACCCGCTGGCCGATGGCATGGACCCGCAAGGGCCCTTCGCCGGCGTGCCTTATCTGATGAAGGATCTGGGGCCCACCCTGAAGGGAAGGCTGCAGGAGATGGGCTCGCTGCTGATGCGCGGCAACCGCGCCACGGCGGACAGCTACCTGACGCGGCGGCTGCGCAAGGCGGGGCTCAACATCATCGGCCGCAGCACCACGCCGGAATTCGGCGTCTGCAGCTCGGCCGAGAACCCGGCCGTCTATGTCACCCGCAACCCCTGGGACACACGCTACACCACCTGCGGCTCCTCGGCCGGCAGCGCGGCGATGGTGGCCGCCGGCGCGCTGCCGATCTCGCATGCGACGGATGGCGGCGGCTCGATCCGCATCCCCGCCGGCGTCAACGGCATCATCGGGCTGAAGGCCTCGCGCGGCGTGTTCTCCATCGCGCCCGGCGCCTCCGACCTCACCGGCCTGGTCTCCACCCAGGGCTGCCTGACGCGCAGCGTGCGCGACATGGCGCTGTTCGTCGATTCCTGCCGTGGTGGCGCGCCGGGCGAGTTCATGCCCTACTGGACCGCGCCCGAGCCCTATACGACGCTGGTCCAGCGCGACCCGGGCCGGCTGCGCATCGCCCTGTCGCATGAATGGGGCGATTACCGCGCCACGCCGCAGCGGGTCGAGGAGCTGGCGCGCATCGGGCGCTTCCTGGAAGGCCTCGGCCATCATGTCGAATGGGCGCTGCCCAAGGTCGATTTCCGCGCCGCCTTCGCCGCGCAGACGCTGTGCTATGTCAGCAACTTCACCCAGACCATCAACACCATGCTGGCCCCCCTCGGCCTGGAGCGGCCGCCGGAGGACAAGGTGGAGCCGATCAATATCCGGCTCTGGGAGGCGGGGCGCGACATCTCCTATGCCGAGCGCTACCGCATGCAGGCGGCGTTCAACGCGACCGCGCGCGGCTTCGGCGAATTCTTCGAGGCATGGGACATCATCCTGACGCCGATCACCGCGCTGCCGACGCCGCTGATCGGCACCACGGAATACCTGACCACCAGCGACAACCCGGATGTCTGGGACTGGTTCGAGAATCTGTGGCGCAATTTCGCCTACACGCCGCTGACCAATCTCTGCGGCATCCCCGGCCTGTCGCTGCCGCTCGGCCGGCAGGACAACGGCTTGCCGCTCGGCATCCATTTCCAGGCGCGCCAGGCGAATGACGGGCTGCTGCTGCAGCTCGCCGCACAGATCGAGCGCGCCATCGAAGGGCGCTGGAATGAGGGAAGCCGCCCGGCCGTGCATGTGACCACGCCGGCCGCCTGACGGGTGGGGCAGGCGGTGTCCGGCGCGCCCGCCTGCCCAAGCCTTGCGCAGCCCGGCCAATCCGGTGGCGATCAGCGGGCTGTCGCGGTGTTGCGGCGGCGGATCGGGCCGGCCCGCCCCCTGGACGGGGGTGACCGCGCCGGGCAGGCTCCCGCCGCTTCAGCTGAGGGACAGGCGGCAAGGTGGTGAAGATCCTGGTGAAGTCCGGCGGGCCGCAGGCCGTGCCGGAATGGCGTGACGGCTTCGCGGCGGTCGATCCGCGGCTTTCCGCCCATTGGTGGGAAGACGCATCGGTGCGGCCGGAGGAGGTCGAATATGTGGTGGTGTGGGAGCCGAAGCCCGGCTGGCTGACCAGCCTGCCCAATCTGAAGATCGTTTTCTCGTCCGGCGCCGGGGTGGACCACATCACCGCCGACCCGGCCTGGCCGCGCCATCTGCCGCTGGTGCGCATGGGCGGCGACGCGACCGCGCAGCGCATGGGCGAGTTCATCGCCTGGTCCTGCCTGTCGCTGCTGCGCGACACGCGGCATTTCGCGCTTGGCCAGGAGCGCCGCGAATGGGCGCAGAAGGAGGTGCCGCACACGGCGCGGGAGCGCCGTGTCGGCATCATGGGCCTGGGCAATCTCGGCAGCCAGGCGGCAAAGATGCTGCAGGGGCTGGGCTTTCCGGTGCAGGGCTGGGCGCGCTCGCGCAAGACGCTGCCGGGGGTGGTGAGCTTCGCCGGCCCCGCCGAGCTGCCGGCCTTCCTGGCCAGCACCGACATCCTGGTCTGCCTGCTGCCCTCGACCCCCGAGACCACCGGGCTGATCGATGCGGCTCTGCTGGCCCAGCTGCCGCGCGGCGCCGCGGTGGTCAATGCCGGGCGCGGCGCGCATCTGCGTGTGGCCGACCTGCTCTCGGCGCTGGAATCCGGCCAGATCTCGGGGGCCGTGCTGGATGTCTTCCCGGAGGAGCCGCTGCCCGCCGACAGCCCGCTCTGGACACATCCGAAGGTGATCGTCACGCCGCATATCGCCTCCCTGCCCAGCCGGGCGGAACGCGCGCGTTATGTCGCCGGCGCCATTGCCGCCCATGAGGCGGGGCTGCCCTTGCCCAATCTCTTCGACCCCGACCGAGGCTATTGATGCCACTGCCCCCGCCGCCGATCCGCCCCGACCCGAACCGCGAGCCGACCGAGCAGGAGCTGCGCGAGGATCTCGCCTGCGCCTACCGGCTGCTGGCGCATTTCGGCATGACGGATCTGGTCTACACCCATCTCTCGGTGCGCATCCCGGGCGAGGGGCACCGCTTCCTGGTCAATCCCTATGGCCTGCTGTTCGAGGAGATCACCGCCTCCTCCCTGGTTGCCGTCGATGCCGAGGGCGCGCCGCTGCAGGAGACGAGCTGGCCGGTGAACCCGGCGGGCTTCGTCATCCATTCCGCCGTGCACCGCGCCGTCGATCGCGCGCGCTGCGTCATGCACACCCACACTTTGGCGGGCATGACGGTCGCGGCGCAGCAGGGCGGGCTGCTGCCGCTGAACCAGATGAGCATGGAGCTGCATGACCGCGTCGCCATCCACGACTACGAGGGCATCGCGGCCGACGACAATCTCGGCGAGCGCGAGCGCATCGTGCGGGACCTCGGCGCCAGGCCCTGCCTGATCCTGCGCAATCACGGGCTGCTGACCATCGGCCGCACCGTGGGCGAGGCCTTCTACTGGATGTACTATCTGGAGCAGTCCTGCCGCATCCAGGTGGCGGCGCAATCGACCGGCGCGCCTCTCGCCATGCCGCCGCTCGAGATGGTGCAGCGCGTGCGCGAGCAGTCGACGGATTCCCCGGTGAAGGGCTGGCTGCCCTGGCAGGCGCTGAAGCGCAAGATGGACCGCGAGCAGCCGGATTACCGGGACTGAGCCGGTGCCGGGGCTGGATCTCTCCCTGCGCGGCCTGGGCAAGCGCTATGGCGGCCAGGAGGTGCTGCGCGACGTCTCGCTGGAGGTGCCGGAGGGCAGTTTCCTGACGCTGCTCGGCCCTTCCGGCTCGGGCAAGACAACGCTGCTGATGGCGATTGCCGGCTTCGTCGCCCCCGATGCCGGCCGCGTGCTGCTGGGCGGGCGCGACATCACGGCGCTGCCGCCGGAGCAGCGCGATTTCGGCATGGTCTTCCAGGGCTATGCGCTGTTCCCGCACATGACCGTGGCGGAGAATGTCGCCTTCCCCCTGCGCGCCCGCGGCCTCGGCCGCGCCGCGCAGGCGGAGAAGGTGCGCGGCGCGCTCGACCTCGTGCAGCTCTCGCGCTTCGCCGATCGCCGCCCGGCCGAGCTGTCGGGCGGGCAGCAGCAGCGCGTGGCGCTGGCCCGTGCCCTGGTCTTCGACCCGGCGCTGCTGCTGCTGGACGAGCCGCTCTCCGCCCTCGACCGCCAGCTGCGCGGCGAGCTGCAGGCGGAGCTGCGCGCGCTGCAGCGGCGCATCGGCCGCAGCTTCGTCAATGTCACGCATGACCAGGAGGAGGCGCTGGGCCTGTCGGATCGCATCGCCATCCTGAACCAGGGCGTGCTGGTGCAGCAGGGCAGCCCGGCCGAGCTGTATGACGCGCCGCGCACCCGCTTCGTCGCCGGCTTCCTCGGCCGCACGAATTTCCTGCGCGGCGTGGTGACGGCGCCGGGCGAGGTGGCCTGCGGCGAGACGCTGCTGCGCGTGGCGCGGGCGCCCTTCGCCGGGCCGGTGCTGCTGTCGCTGCGGCCGGAGCGCATCCGCCTGCTGGCGCCGGGCGAGGCGGCCGACAACATCCTGGCCGCGCGGATCGAGGCGGCGACCTATCTCGGCGGCAGCGCCGCGCTGCGGCTGCACTCGCCGCTCGGGCCGCTGCAGGTGGTGCGGCAGGGCGGCGGCGCCTTGCCGGCGGAGGGCGAGACGGTGTCGCTGGGCTGGGGGGCGGACGCCGCGCTGCCGGTGGTGGAGGATGCGGAAACGGTATCGCAGGGCGCGCCGGGCTGAAGCCTGGCCGCGCTGCGACCGGTCCACGGAAACCGTAACGGAGCCGTTGCGCTTTCGTTTTTCCCGGTCTATCCCATCATGGTATCGCATCGCGCATAGCGTGATCACGCTGCAATGCAGCGTATGCCCGTGCCCTGGGCGCAAAAGGCATGGATTTGCCTGGAGCGCAGGCAAACCTGTTTGTGCTGCACTGCAAACCCCCTCACGACCGGTTGACGGGCTTCCGCACGGCTGATGACATTCTCCCAACCTGAGGGAGTTGGGTTCATGAATGTCGCCACCTCGCCCGCGCGGCTGGCCTGTTCCGAGGAAGAGTGGCGCATCCGCTGCGACCTTGCCGCGCTCTATCGCCTGGTCGCGCATTTCCGCATGACCGACTTCATCTACACCCATATCAGCGCGCGGCTGCCGGGGCCGGAGCACCATTTCCTCATCAACAAGTATGGCGTGCTGTTCGATGAGATGCGCGCCTCCGACCTGGTGAAGATCGATCTCGACGGCAATGTCGTCGAGGAGGGCACGGATTCCAAGCCGGTGAACGCCGCGGGCTTCACCATCCATTCCGCGCTGCACATGGCGCGGGATGACGCGATGTGCGTGGTGCACACCCACACCGCCGCCGGCATCGCCGTCTCCGCGCAGAAGGACGGGCTGCTGCCGATCAGCCAGCACGCGCTGAAATTCTACGGCCATCTCGCCTATCACGGCTATGAGGGCGTCGCCCTCGACCTCGATGAGCGCGAGCGGCTGGTCGCCGATCTCGGCCAGCACCGCGCGATGATCCTGCGCAATCACGGCCTGCTGGTGGCCGGGCGCAGCATCCCCGAGGCCTTCAACCTGATCTACTATCTGGAGCGCGCCTGCCAGGCGCAGGTGGCCGCGATGTCCGGCGGCGCCGAGCTGGTGCTGCCGCCCGAGGAGGTGCGCCGCAAGACCGCCGCGCAGTTCAATGGCGATCCGGAGCGCTCGCTGGCGCATAGCGAATGGGCCTGGGCCCCGGCGCTGCGGCTGATCGAGAATTCCCGGCTGGACTGGCGCCAATGAGCGCCGAGCTGCTGATCGAGGGCCGCATCTTCCGCGGCCTGCAGAACGGCTTCGCCGAGGCCGTTGCCATCAAGGATGGCCGCGTGCTGGCCGTGGGCTCGCGCGACGAGGTCGCGGCGCAGGCCGGCCCCGCCACCCGGCGCATCGCGCTGGGCGAGCGCGTTGCCATCCCGGCCTTCAACGAAGCGCATATGCATCTGCTGCCCTATGGCCTCGGCCTGTCGCAGGTGAATCTGCGCGCCGAGGAGGTGCGCAGCCTGGACGAGGTGCTGAGGCGCATCGCCGCCGCCGCCGCCACCACGCCGAAGGGCGAGTGGATCCTCGGCCGCGGCTACGACCATGGCGAGCTGGATATCGGCCGCCACCCGCTGGCCGAGGAGCTGGACCGCGCCGCCCCCGACCATCCGGTCATCATCACCCGCACCTGCGGCCATGTGGCGGTGGCCAACACCGCCGCGATGAAGCTCGCCGGGGTCAGCCACAACACCCCCGACCCCGAGGGCGGCGCCATCGAGCGCAAGGGCGGCAAGCTGACCGGCCTGTTCCAGGAACGGGCGATGCGGCTGATCCGCGACATCATCCCGCCGCCCTCCGAGGCGCAGATGGTCGACGCCATCGAGGCCGCCGGGCGCAACCTGGCGGCGCTGGGCTTCGCCACCGCCAGCGACATGAATGTCGGCATGACCGCCGGCATGGCCGAGATCGCCGCCTATCGCCGCGCCGCGGCCGAGGGGCGCCTGCTGCAGCGCATGTGGCAGGTGCTGGCCGGCAATCCGGAGGGCATCGCCGCCGCCGCCTGGGCGGAGGGCCTGCGCCCGAATGTCTGCGCCGGCGAGACGGCCGACGATCTGCTGGCCTGGGGCGCGGTGAAGGTGTTCGGCGACGGCTCCGCCGGCGGGCTGACCGCCGCCTTCTTCGACCCCTATCTGGACAGCGCCGGCGGCGGCACGGGCATCTTCTGCTTCCCCGAGGAGACGATGCACGCGCTGCTGAAGCGCTACCATGAGCAGGGCTGGCAGCTCGACATCCACGCCATCGGCGATGCGGCGATCGAGCAGGTGCTGGCCGGCATGGAGGCCGCCTCCAGCGAGGCGCAGCCGATCGCGGGCCGCCGCCACCGCATCGAGCATTGCGGCTTCCTCAACGCCGACCAGCGCCGCCGCATGCTGCGCCATGGCGTGCTGCCGGTGCCGCAGCCGGTCTTCATGTATGAGTTCGGCGATCTCTATGTGAAGAATCTCGGCCTGGCGCGCACGGAAGTGGCCTATCCGATGAAGACCTGGCTGCAGGAGGGCCATCACCCGGCGGCCTCCTCGGACAGCCCGGTCTGCACCGTGGACCCCTTCATCAACCTTTATGCCATGGTCACCCGCAGGACCAATCGCGGCACGGTGCTGGGGCCCGAGGAGGCGCTGACGCCGGAAGAGGCGGTGCATTGCTACAGCTGGTGCGGCGCCTACAGCCAGTTTGCCGAGACCGAGCGCGGCACGCTGGAGCCGGGCATGCAGGCCGACATCGCCATCCTCTCGCGCGACATCTTCACCTGCGCGCCGGAGGAGATCCTGACCACCCGGGCCGATCTCACCCTGCGCGGCGGCCAGGCCATTTTCGACCGGCATGGCGAGGCCGCCTCGCTCGCCGGAGCCGCGGACTGATCCCATGTTGCGTCATGTCTTCCAGCGCCTGCTGACCACCATCCCCGTCATGTTCGGCGTGCTGCTGATCGGCTTCCTGCTGATGCAGGTGGTGCCGAACGACGCCGCCACGGTGCGCGCGGGCCCGACCGCGACCGCCGAGCTGGTGGAGGAGATCCGCCGCGAGCTGGGTCTCGACCAGCCGCTCTACATCCAGTTCGGCCTCTATCTCTGGCGGCTGCTGCAGGGCGATTTCGGCGTCTCCATCATCAACAACGTCTCGGTCACCGCCGAGCTGGCCGGCACCATCGGCCCGACGCTGGAGCTGATGTTCGCCTCGCTCTTCTGGTCGATCCCGATCGGCATCGGCCTCGGCACCATCGCCGCCTATTGGCGCGGCTCGGTGCTGGACCGCGCGGTCACCGCCTTCTCGGTGGCCGGCGGCTCGGTGCCGGTGTTCTTCCTCGGCCTGATGCTGATCTGGTATGTCGGCTTCCAGTGGCAGCTGCTGCCCTTCACCGGCCGTGGCGGCCCGCTCTGGACGGTCGAGGGCTGGCAGGCCATCGCCCTGCCGGCGCTGACCCTGGGCGGCACCTTCATCGCGCCCGTCGCGCGCATGACGCGCACCGCCGTGCTCGAGGTGCTGGGGGCGGAGCATGTCCGCACCGCCCGCGCCAAGGGCCTGGCCGAGCGCGCCGTGGTGCTGCACCACGCGCTGCGCAACGCGATGATCCCGGTCGTCACCCTGATCGGCCTGCAGATCGGTTTTCTTCTGGGTGGCGCGGTCGTCACCGAGACCGTCTTCTCCTGGCCCGGCGTGGGCCGGCTGGCAGTGGGCGCCATCCTCTCCTCCGACTTCCCGATGGCGCAGGGCACCATCATCGTGCTCTCGCTCGGCTTCATCATCGTCAATCTGGTGGTCGATGTGCTCTATGTGGCGCTCGATCCGCGCATGCGGGGGCATTGAGCATGGCCGCGACGCAATCCGTGGCCGCCCCCGGCACGCCTTCCGCCACCGTGCCGCCGCCGCGCCGCCCGGGCCTGCTGAAGCGCCTGCTGCGCGAGCCGGTGGCCGCCATCGCCTTCGCCCTGGTGGTGCTGCTGATCGCCGCGGCGGTCTTCGCGCCGCTGCTGGCGCCGACCGACCCCTATGACAACAACCTGGCCGCCGCCATGGCGGTGCCGGGGACCGAGGGCCTGCCGCTCGGCGCCGACAGCCAGGGGCGCGACATGATCACGCGCCTGCTCTACGGGCTGCGCGTCACCATGCTGATGGGCCTCGCCTCGGTGCTGCTGGGCGGGCTGACCGGCGCGCTGATCGGCTTCTGCGCCGCCTATTACAGCCGCGTCGACGGGCTGCTGATGCGGCTGATGGATGTGCTGCTCTCCTTCCCCGCCATCCTGTTCGGCCTGGCCATCGCCGCCATCTTCGGCCCCGGCGTGCTGGCGGTGGTGCTGGCGCTCTCGGTCGCGACGGTGCCGCTGATGGCGCGCATCGTGCGCGGCGCCGCGCTGGTGGTGATGCGGCAGGACTATATCGAGGCGGCGCGCGCCACCGGCATGGGCGATGCGCGGCTGATCCTGCGGCATCTGGCGCCCAACTGCCTGTCGCCGATCTTCGTCTTCGCGACGCTGCGCTTCGGCCAGGTGATCCTGCTGGGCTCGGCGCTGTCCTTCCTCGGCCTCGGCGCGCAGCCGCCGGTGGCAGAGCTTGGCGCCATGGCCTCCGAGGGCCGCAACTTCCTGTTCTTCGCCCCGCATATCGCCGTCATCCCCTGCGTGCTGATCTTCGTGGTGGTGCTGGCCTTCAACGTGCTGGGCGACGCGCTGCGCGACGCGCTGGATCCGCGGCTGCGGGTCTGAGCCGCTCCTGGATGATTTCGCGCCGGCCCTTCGCGCCGGCGCCGCATGACCGAACCGGGCCCGGCGAACGGGTCCATGGGAGACGAGTGGATGAAGAAGACCCTGGGGGCCGCGCTGCTTTCGCTGGCCGCGACCATCCCGGCGCACAGCGCCTTCGCGCAGGCGGCGCCGCGCGACACGCTGGTGGTGCTGCGCGAATACGAC includes these proteins:
- a CDS encoding amidohydrolase — translated: MSAELLIEGRIFRGLQNGFAEAVAIKDGRVLAVGSRDEVAAQAGPATRRIALGERVAIPAFNEAHMHLLPYGLGLSQVNLRAEEVRSLDEVLRRIAAAAATTPKGEWILGRGYDHGELDIGRHPLAEELDRAAPDHPVIITRTCGHVAVANTAAMKLAGVSHNTPDPEGGAIERKGGKLTGLFQERAMRLIRDIIPPPSEAQMVDAIEAAGRNLAALGFATASDMNVGMTAGMAEIAAYRRAAAEGRLLQRMWQVLAGNPEGIAAAAWAEGLRPNVCAGETADDLLAWGAVKVFGDGSAGGLTAAFFDPYLDSAGGGTGIFCFPEETMHALLKRYHEQGWQLDIHAIGDAAIEQVLAGMEAASSEAQPIAGRRHRIEHCGFLNADQRRRMLRHGVLPVPQPVFMYEFGDLYVKNLGLARTEVAYPMKTWLQEGHHPAASSDSPVCTVDPFINLYAMVTRRTNRGTVLGPEEALTPEEAVHCYSWCGAYSQFAETERGTLEPGMQADIAILSRDIFTCAPEEILTTRADLTLRGGQAIFDRHGEAASLAGAAD
- a CDS encoding ABC transporter ATP-binding protein; amino-acid sequence: MPGLDLSLRGLGKRYGGQEVLRDVSLEVPEGSFLTLLGPSGSGKTTLLMAIAGFVAPDAGRVLLGGRDITALPPEQRDFGMVFQGYALFPHMTVAENVAFPLRARGLGRAAQAEKVRGALDLVQLSRFADRRPAELSGGQQQRVALARALVFDPALLLLDEPLSALDRQLRGELQAELRALQRRIGRSFVNVTHDQEEALGLSDRIAILNQGVLVQQGSPAELYDAPRTRFVAGFLGRTNFLRGVVTAPGEVACGETLLRVARAPFAGPVLLSLRPERIRLLAPGEAADNILAARIEAATYLGGSAALRLHSPLGPLQVVRQGGGALPAEGETVSLGWGADAALPVVEDAETVSQGAPG
- a CDS encoding ABC transporter permease; its protein translation is MLRHVFQRLLTTIPVMFGVLLIGFLLMQVVPNDAATVRAGPTATAELVEEIRRELGLDQPLYIQFGLYLWRLLQGDFGVSIINNVSVTAELAGTIGPTLELMFASLFWSIPIGIGLGTIAAYWRGSVLDRAVTAFSVAGGSVPVFFLGLMLIWYVGFQWQLLPFTGRGGPLWTVEGWQAIALPALTLGGTFIAPVARMTRTAVLEVLGAEHVRTARAKGLAERAVVLHHALRNAMIPVVTLIGLQIGFLLGGAVVTETVFSWPGVGRLAVGAILSSDFPMAQGTIIVLSLGFIIVNLVVDVLYVALDPRMRGH
- a CDS encoding class II aldolase/adducin family protein — protein: MPLPPPPIRPDPNREPTEQELREDLACAYRLLAHFGMTDLVYTHLSVRIPGEGHRFLVNPYGLLFEEITASSLVAVDAEGAPLQETSWPVNPAGFVIHSAVHRAVDRARCVMHTHTLAGMTVAAQQGGLLPLNQMSMELHDRVAIHDYEGIAADDNLGERERIVRDLGARPCLILRNHGLLTIGRTVGEAFYWMYYLEQSCRIQVAAQSTGAPLAMPPLEMVQRVREQSTDSPVKGWLPWQALKRKMDREQPDYRD
- a CDS encoding amidase, giving the protein MTLAMGWEEWAAQDATALAERVRRGEISPAELAAQAAAGIARTDPALSAVVELFEDVVADPLADGMDPQGPFAGVPYLMKDLGPTLKGRLQEMGSLLMRGNRATADSYLTRRLRKAGLNIIGRSTTPEFGVCSSAENPAVYVTRNPWDTRYTTCGSSAGSAAMVAAGALPISHATDGGGSIRIPAGVNGIIGLKASRGVFSIAPGASDLTGLVSTQGCLTRSVRDMALFVDSCRGGAPGEFMPYWTAPEPYTTLVQRDPGRLRIALSHEWGDYRATPQRVEELARIGRFLEGLGHHVEWALPKVDFRAAFAAQTLCYVSNFTQTINTMLAPLGLERPPEDKVEPINIRLWEAGRDISYAERYRMQAAFNATARGFGEFFEAWDIILTPITALPTPLIGTTEYLTTSDNPDVWDWFENLWRNFAYTPLTNLCGIPGLSLPLGRQDNGLPLGIHFQARQANDGLLLQLAAQIERAIEGRWNEGSRPAVHVTTPAA
- a CDS encoding glyoxylate/hydroxypyruvate reductase A, with product MVKILVKSGGPQAVPEWRDGFAAVDPRLSAHWWEDASVRPEEVEYVVVWEPKPGWLTSLPNLKIVFSSGAGVDHITADPAWPRHLPLVRMGGDATAQRMGEFIAWSCLSLLRDTRHFALGQERREWAQKEVPHTARERRVGIMGLGNLGSQAAKMLQGLGFPVQGWARSRKTLPGVVSFAGPAELPAFLASTDILVCLLPSTPETTGLIDAALLAQLPRGAAVVNAGRGAHLRVADLLSALESGQISGAVLDVFPEEPLPADSPLWTHPKVIVTPHIASLPSRAERARYVAGAIAAHEAGLPLPNLFDPDRGY
- a CDS encoding class II aldolase/adducin family protein yields the protein MNVATSPARLACSEEEWRIRCDLAALYRLVAHFRMTDFIYTHISARLPGPEHHFLINKYGVLFDEMRASDLVKIDLDGNVVEEGTDSKPVNAAGFTIHSALHMARDDAMCVVHTHTAAGIAVSAQKDGLLPISQHALKFYGHLAYHGYEGVALDLDERERLVADLGQHRAMILRNHGLLVAGRSIPEAFNLIYYLERACQAQVAAMSGGAELVLPPEEVRRKTAAQFNGDPERSLAHSEWAWAPALRLIENSRLDWRQ
- a CDS encoding ABC transporter permease, whose protein sequence is MAATQSVAAPGTPSATVPPPRRPGLLKRLLREPVAAIAFALVVLLIAAAVFAPLLAPTDPYDNNLAAAMAVPGTEGLPLGADSQGRDMITRLLYGLRVTMLMGLASVLLGGLTGALIGFCAAYYSRVDGLLMRLMDVLLSFPAILFGLAIAAIFGPGVLAVVLALSVATVPLMARIVRGAALVVMRQDYIEAARATGMGDARLILRHLAPNCLSPIFVFATLRFGQVILLGSALSFLGLGAQPPVAELGAMASEGRNFLFFAPHIAVIPCVLIFVVVLAFNVLGDALRDALDPRLRV